The window ACAACGACTTGCCTCCTCATTGAGTGGTGTTGGCTGGGGACGCGGTTACGTCCGGTTCGTCGCCGTGGCCGGCGGCCGCGCAGTCGCGGCAGCGTCCACGGAAGACGATCTCTGTGGCGGCGACCTCGAAACCGAGGTCGTTCTCCACCGGGATGGTCACGCCGGGAAACTCGGCGTGGAGGTCGTCGACCAGTCCGCAGGCCACGCACACCAGGTGGTGGTGGGGACGGGTGTTGGGGTCGAAGCGGGCGGAGCCGGTGCCGAGGTCGACGGAGGTGAGCTCCCCCATCGACTTCAGGTCGTTGAGCGTCTGGTAGACCGTGCGCAGCGAGATCGTCGGCATCTCCGACCGTACGGTGTCGAACACCGTGTCGGCCGTAGGGTGGACGCTCGATGTGTGGAGAGCGCGAAAGATCGCCTGGCGCTGGGGCGTGACCTTCAGCCCCCTCGCCCGGAAGATCTCCGTCAGCTCGGTCGGTGAGCGCACGGCGGCACTGTATCCACTCCAATTGTTAGTTCACAACGATTGTTGATTGGATCTTACTCTGGACCCAGTCAACGCCAGCGGAGGCCTCCCCCATGTCTCTCGGAACCTTCGACCGCAGCGCGAACCTCGCCCGGATCGAGGCGGGCACCTACGACGTGCTCGTCGTCGGCGGCGGGATCACCGGTGCGGGCGTGGCCCTCGACGCCGCCTCCCGGGGCCTGCGCACCGCCCTGGTCGAGCGCGACGACTTCGCCTCCGGGACGTCCTCCAAGTCGTCCAAGCTCGTGCACGGCGGGCTCCGCTACCTGCAGAACGGCGACATCCGGCTCGTCTACCAGGCCCTGCGTGAGCGCCAACGGCTGCTGCGCAACGCCCCCCACCTGGTCCACGTGCTGCCGTTCCTGATCCCCGTGTTCTCCGGGCGCGACGGGATCATCCCCAAGCAGGTCGCCCGGGCCCTCGGCTCGGCCATGTGGCTGTACGACCTCACCGGCGGCCTGCGCATCGGCAAGGTGCACAAGCGGCTCAAGCGCGACCAGGCGCTGAGCCACATGCCCACCCTCGACGAGCGCCTGGCCTGGGCCTACCTCTACTACGACGCCCAGACAGACGACGCCCGCCTCACCCTCGCCATCCTGCGCACCGCGGCGCTCGACCACGGCGCCGTCGTCGTCAACCACGCCCGGGTCGACGGCTTCCGCAAGGACGGCGACCGGGTGACGGGCGCCCTGGTGGAGGCCGACGGACGGCAGTTCGAGGTGAAGGCCCGGGTGGTCGTCAACGCCGCCGGTGTGTGGGCCGACGACGTGCGGGCCTACGACGAGGGCACCCACCCCCAGAGCATCCGCCCCGCCAAGGGCATCCACATCACCGTGCCGTGGGACAAGGTGCGCAACGACATCGCCGCCGTCCTCCCCGTGCGGAAGGACAAGCGGTCGATCTTCGTGGTGCCGTGGGAGGGGCCCGACGGCAAGATCGGCCCCGACGGCTTCACCTACGTCGGCACCACCGACACCGACTACGACGGCCCCGTCGACGACCCGCAGTGCACCGAGGACGACATCGCCTACCTGCTCGACGCCCTCAACAGCGCCCTGCGCACGCCGCTCGACCGCGCCGACGTGCTGGGCACGTGGGCAGGCCTGCGGCCGTTGGTGCGCGAGGCGACGAGCGGCCGCACCGCCGACCTGTCGCGCCGGCACCGGGTGGCGACGTCGACGAGCGGGGTCGTGACGGTGACGGGCGGCAAGCTCACCACCTACCGGGAGATGGCGCAGGACACGGTCGACGCCGTCGTCGAGCGCCTGCGCGACCGGTCGCCCCAGCCGCTGCTGCGCCGGGGCCGCACCGCCAACCTGCAGCTGCGGGGGGCCGACGGCTGGGAGGACGAGCGTGACCACGACGCCCACCTCGCCGGGCGCTACGGCAACGAGGCCCGGGTGCTCCACGCCATGCTCGACGCCGACCCGGGGCTGGCCGGGCCGCTGGTGGCGGGCCTCCCCTACCGGCGAGCCGAGGCGGTGTACGCCGTGCGCTACGAGATGGCGACCACGCTCGACGACGTGCTGTCGCGACGCACGCGGGCCCGCCTGCTGAACCGCGACGCCACCGCCGCGGCCGCCGAGGACGTGGCCGAGCTGGTCGGCGAGGAGCTGGGCTGGACCGACGACGAGCGCGCCCGCCAGGTGGCGACGTACCGTCAGGCAGCCGACAGAGAGCGCCAGCCCGTCGCTCCCTAGCGCCCGACCAGCCGACCAGCCGAGCCGACCGAACCGAGCCGAGGTCCCGATGACCGCCATCCATCCGCTCCCGCCCCTCGGTCCGGGGGCGCCCACCCCACCGATCGACCTGGCCGGCGGGGCGGCGGCTGCGACGTCCCGGCTGGACGTGAAGCCGGTCGACGTGCCGGACGACGTGCTCGAGCGGCTGCGGGGCGCCTGCGCCTCGGTGGAGGTCGACGCCGCGGTGCGGGCCGAGGCGAGCCGCGACTGGTGGCCGCTGGCGATGAGCTGGGCCTCCACGGGCCAGGTCGCGGGGCTCGCCGCCGCCGTCGCCCGGCCCGGCAGCACCGACGAGGTGGCCGCGGTGCTCGCCATCTGCGACGAGGCCCGCGTCCCGGTCACCGCCGCCGCCGGCCGCAGCGGGGTGTGCGGGGCGTCCGTGCCGCTCTACGGCGGGGTCGTGCTCGACATGACGGGCCTCGCCGGCATCGTCGACGTCGACGCCACGTCGCTCCTGCTCGACGTCGCCCCCGGCACCTTCGGCGACCACCTGGAGGCCTCGCTGCGGGCCGACCACGGCGTCACGCTGGGCCACTGGCCGCAGTCGGTGGCGCTGTCGACCGTGGGTGGCTGGCTGGCGTGCCGCTCGGCGGGCCAGCTGTCGACCCGCTACGGGAAGATCGAGGACATGGTGGAGGGCCTCGACGTCGCCCTCGCCGACGGGCGGGTGATCCACACCGGCGGCGCGCCCCGGGCCGCTGCCGGACCGGACCTCAACCAGCTGTTCGTGGGCAGCGAGGGCACCCTCGGGATCATCTGCGGTGCCCGGCTGCGGCTCCACCCGGCGCCGCACGTGGAGCGGTCGGGGGCCTGGCTGGTCGACGGGTTCGAGACGGGCCTCGACGCCCTCCGCCGCATCGTCCAGCGGGGCGCCACACCGGCGGCGCTGCGGCTGTACGACCCGGTCGAGTCGCAGCGGACCTACCACACGCCCGACGACCAGGCCCTGCTGCTGGTGCTCGACGAGGGCGACCCGACGCTGGTCGACGCCACCATGGCCATCGCGGCCGAGGAGCTGAAGGACGCCGAGCCCGCCCCCGCCGAGCACATGGAGCACTGGCTGGAGCGCCGCAACGACGTCGCCGCCCTGGAGGCCCTGATCAGCCGGGGCTTCACGGTCGACACGATGGAGGTGTCGGCGACGTGGGCCGCACTCCCCCGCATCTACCGGGCCACGGTCGACGCGCTACTGGCGGTCGAGGGCACCATCGCCGCCTCGGCCCACCAGTCGCACAGCTACACGTCGGGCGGCTGCGTCTACTTCACCTTCGCCGGCCAGGTCGAGGACCCGGCGGCGCGCGACGAGTACTACCGGGCGCTGTGGGATGTGGGGCAGCGGACGGTGCTGGCCAACGGCGGTGCCCTCAGCCACCACCACGGCATCGGGCTGAACCGGGCCCGCTTCATGACCGAGGCCCTGGGCGGCGCCTTCGACGTGCTCGTGGCGGCCAAGCAGGCCCTCGACCCCCACGGCATCCTCAACCCCGGCAAGCTCGGCCTGCCCTCCCCCTGGGGCCCGGTCCCGGGCTGGTCGTGAGGTCATGAGGTCGTGAGGTCGTGAGGTCGTGACGTGATGAAGCCGCAACCGCTGGTCGTGCTGACCGACGTCGAGGCCGGCTCCCGCTGGTTCCAGGACGTGCTCGGCCTCGTGTCGGGCCACGGCGGCACCGAGTACGAGATGCTGCTCGACGACGGCGAGCTGGTCGCCCAGCTCCACCAGTGGGAGGCCGACGAGCACCCCCACCTCGGCGACCCCGGCGATCCGTCCCGGGGCAACGGGATCCTGCTGTGGTTCGCCACCGACGACTTCGGCGCCGTGCTCCGCAACGTCGCCGCGACGCAGGCGGTCGTCCTCGATGGCCCCCTGCTGAACCCGAGCTCGGGGCAGCGGGAGGTCTGGCTCCGGGGTCCCGAGGGCTACGTCGTGGTGGTGGCCGGCCCCGCCGCCGGCGACACCGCGCCCGCCGGCTGAGATGGGGCAGACTCCCCCGGTGAGCGGTTCGATCTTGGTCGTCGACGTGGGCACGTCGGGCGTGCGGGGAGCCGTCGTGCGGCCCGACGCCACCGTCGCCGCCGTGTCCTACCGGGAGGTGCTGCCGTCGACCCCGGCGCCCGGGCTGGTGGAGTTCGACGCCGTGGCCATGGCCGACGCCGCGCTCGACGTCGCGGCGGCGGCGCTGGCCGAGGGCGGTCCCGTCGCCGCGGTCGGCATCGCCAACCAG is drawn from Acidimicrobiales bacterium and contains these coding sequences:
- a CDS encoding Fur family transcriptional regulator, which produces MRSPTELTEIFRARGLKVTPQRQAIFRALHTSSVHPTADTVFDTVRSEMPTISLRTVYQTLNDLKSMGELTSVDLGTGSARFDPNTRPHHHLVCVACGLVDDLHAEFPGVTIPVENDLGFEVAATEIVFRGRCRDCAAAGHGDEPDVTASPANTTQ
- a CDS encoding glycerol-3-phosphate dehydrogenase/oxidase, which codes for MSLGTFDRSANLARIEAGTYDVLVVGGGITGAGVALDAASRGLRTALVERDDFASGTSSKSSKLVHGGLRYLQNGDIRLVYQALRERQRLLRNAPHLVHVLPFLIPVFSGRDGIIPKQVARALGSAMWLYDLTGGLRIGKVHKRLKRDQALSHMPTLDERLAWAYLYYDAQTDDARLTLAILRTAALDHGAVVVNHARVDGFRKDGDRVTGALVEADGRQFEVKARVVVNAAGVWADDVRAYDEGTHPQSIRPAKGIHITVPWDKVRNDIAAVLPVRKDKRSIFVVPWEGPDGKIGPDGFTYVGTTDTDYDGPVDDPQCTEDDIAYLLDALNSALRTPLDRADVLGTWAGLRPLVREATSGRTADLSRRHRVATSTSGVVTVTGGKLTTYREMAQDTVDAVVERLRDRSPQPLLRRGRTANLQLRGADGWEDERDHDAHLAGRYGNEARVLHAMLDADPGLAGPLVAGLPYRRAEAVYAVRYEMATTLDDVLSRRTRARLLNRDATAAAAEDVAELVGEELGWTDDERARQVATYRQAADRERQPVAP
- a CDS encoding FAD-binding oxidoreductase, whose translation is MTAIHPLPPLGPGAPTPPIDLAGGAAAATSRLDVKPVDVPDDVLERLRGACASVEVDAAVRAEASRDWWPLAMSWASTGQVAGLAAAVARPGSTDEVAAVLAICDEARVPVTAAAGRSGVCGASVPLYGGVVLDMTGLAGIVDVDATSLLLDVAPGTFGDHLEASLRADHGVTLGHWPQSVALSTVGGWLACRSAGQLSTRYGKIEDMVEGLDVALADGRVIHTGGAPRAAAGPDLNQLFVGSEGTLGIICGARLRLHPAPHVERSGAWLVDGFETGLDALRRIVQRGATPAALRLYDPVESQRTYHTPDDQALLLVLDEGDPTLVDATMAIAAEELKDAEPAPAEHMEHWLERRNDVAALEALISRGFTVDTMEVSATWAALPRIYRATVDALLAVEGTIAASAHQSHSYTSGGCVYFTFAGQVEDPAARDEYYRALWDVGQRTVLANGGALSHHHGIGLNRARFMTEALGGAFDVLVAAKQALDPHGILNPGKLGLPSPWGPVPGWS